A window of the Lactuca sativa cultivar Salinas chromosome 7, Lsat_Salinas_v11, whole genome shotgun sequence genome harbors these coding sequences:
- the LOC111904895 gene encoding probable receptor-like protein kinase At1g11050 has protein sequence MIHLLTASVFAILSFSSLVWSQTLTDSTSCPMDFNYVRQIQWPTADCRPSGDPSKTITNSTNCCQTLLSVFGISLAQHLKDTSQFHLPDLKTSSSCLSDFQKKLTSLSLPSNLVPSCFDPMQFVISLNTCAGIQTLQDWRQKLGNETILDSSCRDDLSELTACDACGYAALTVQKELVSIDGNASHSNNCFYFIVLYGAGILNEFGPESNSAVTCNFDINIIPKTHKNGRTSLIYGLVGGFVFMVVISCLVGLCFWWDRKKRKQKIGESGTNPFESRLPRRRPNTGSAWFKLSDLEKATNNFSINNLIGRGGFGVVYKGVLSDGSVVAVKQLIESEFEGTDDFCNEVEIINTLRHRNLVPLIGCCIRGEDEDYERRDGERFLVYEYMSNGNLDDHLFSSMSEQPRLTWSQRKNIILDVAKGLAYLHYGVKPAIYHRDIKPTNILLDANMRARVADFGLAKQSREGQSHLTTRVAGTHGYLAPEYAIYGQLTEKSDVYSFGIVILEIMCGRKALDLSCLDSHLLITDWAWSLTKEGDVGLVLDHSLGDAMSSETMNPTGDMARFVLVGILCAHATVAFRPTIMEALKMLEGDIEVPVIPDRPISTYSI, from the coding sequence ATGATTCATTTATTAACTGCGTCTGTCTTCGCGATTCTCAGTTTTTCATCTTTAGTTTGGTCTCAAACACTCACCGATTCCACCTCTTGTCCCATGGATTTCAACTACGTCCGCCAAATCCAGTGGCCAACCGCCGACTGCCGCCCCTCCGGCGACCCAAGCAAAACCATCACCAATTCCACTAATTGTTGTCAAACACTGCTTAGCGTCTTCGGCATCAGTTTAGCTCAACACCTCAAAGACACCTCTCAATTCCATCTCCCTGATCTCAAAACGTCCTCGTCTTGCCTCTCAGATTTTCAGAAGAAACTCACCTCTCTTTCCCTCCCCAGTAATCTCGTTCCCTCTTGTTTTGATCCTATGCAGTTTGTCATTTCGTTGAATACCTGTGCTGGAATTCAGACCCTCCAAGATTGGCGCCAAAAGTTAGGGAATGAAACAATTCTTGATTCTTCGTGTCGAGATGATCTCTCTGAACTTACTGCATGTGATGCTTGTGGTTATGCTGCGTTAACAGTTCAAAAAGAACTCGTGTCGATAGATGGTAACGCTTCTCATTCAAATAACTGCTTTTACTTTATTGTTCTTTATGGTGCTGGTATACTCAATGAGTTCGGGCCTGAAAGTAATTCTGCTGTAACTTGTAACTTTGATATTAACATTATACCTAAAACCCATAAAAATGGTCGGACCTCTTTGATATATGGATTGGTTGGAGGATTTGTTTTCATGGTAGTAATCTCTTGTTTGGTGGGATTATGCTTTTGGTGGGATAGGAAGAAGAGAAAGCAAAAGATCGGTGAATCTGGAACTAATCCATTTGAATCACGTTTGCCAAGACGACGTCCAAACACTGGTTCTGCATGGTTCAAGCTTTCTGACCTTGAGAAGGCAACCAATAACTTCTCCATAAACAATTTAATCGGTAGAGGTGGATTCGGGGTTGTTTATAAGGGTGTTTTGTCTGATGGATCTGTGGTTGCTGTTAAACAGCTTATAGAATCAGAGTTTGAAGGGACGGATGACTTTTGTAATGAAGTTGAGATCATTAACACTTTGAGGCATCGAAATCTTGTTCCACTTATCGGGTGTTGTATTCGTGGTGAAGATGAGGATTACGAGAGGAGAGATGGTGAAAGATTCCTTGtctatgaatacatgtcgaatgGGAATCTTGACGACCATTTGTTTTCATCGATGAGTGAACAACCACGATTGACATGGTCTCAAAGAAAGAACATAATCTTGGATGTGGCTAAAGGTTTAGCTTATCTTCACTATGGAGTGAAGCCTGCTATTTATCATAGAGACATCAAACCTACAAATATACTTCTAGATGCCAATATGAGAGCTCGAGTGGCAGATTTTGGATTAGCCAAGCAAAGTAGAGAAGGGCAGTCACATCTGACCACTAGAGTTGCGGGAACCCATGGATATTTAGCGCCAGAATATGCCATCTACGGCCAATTAACTGAGAAAAGCGATGTCTACAGCTTTGGGATTGTGATATTGGAGATTATGTGCGGGAGAAAAGCTCTCGATTTGTCTTGCTTAGACTCGCATCTTTTGATTACTGACTGGGCTTGGTCACTTACAAAGGAAGGCGATGTCGGGCTGGTTTTGGATCATTCGTTGGGAGATGCCATGAGTTCGGAGACTATGAACCCTACAGGGGATATGGCGAGATTTGTGCTTGTTGGAATTTTGTGTGCTCATGCAACTGTTGCTTTTAGGCCTACAATTATGGAGGCATTAAAGATGTTGGAAGGAGATATTGAAGTGCCGGTTATTCCTGATCGACCTATTAGCACGTATTCTATTTAG